The proteins below are encoded in one region of Silene latifolia isolate original U9 population chromosome 2, ASM4854445v1, whole genome shotgun sequence:
- the LOC141640767 gene encoding uncharacterized protein LOC141640767, producing the protein MRAQVNNDGDGIDYSDHFTTTMFFASSMEAFNWAYEIGLRLGFGIKRASNKRVGHNTNLIQDYFVCRMGGRGPVNKDADSLMRGNTATAWCKCKFSMKVVELQENKWKLVMRSGFHNHALTLYCDGDRYFAKFDEEELAYIDAQVRAHKVRAEERDGRNPTQQMLALAVQHKYVHYWVTDQEIDELTHVFMAHPEAVKMFRSYYYVVLIDSTYKTNLYRLPLVEMVGVTPVGKSFVIAYALVKHESEDGYLWVLRKLKALLNDAVQSNAIVTDCEAGLLNAIPTVFPDSSHLLCLWHIYSNVETKALDITGRDSWAKHITCNLFEAVVEAEAEDKFHVAWGNLARNGSRVPVDVLHAFWRKLEYDGSEAMPACDDDRLEELFDEIRNADPSMRSSMFDALYSQIHPDEEDVNEPWVNENPRGRPSRGTRREPSAVEHARVRVRVGRATPQRNSSSQRTPSSTPRSTPTVPVTPSTIPRSTPTVRFTPPSTPRSTQTGPGTPSTTATMSKESFSTSHCAPLEVDYTIGHSRYFPYLDFLPSWFTEYLEAWYNPSGDGHCGFRVLSHAVRGDQSHFTMARIDLLREIRSPLYRDHIYGPVRFDAEVARITFMDQIPCGSGHWMDSFDLYGYATMYNWVICCISSWDDQEGHRHWNGSHTYLPLRAPTGVRTPYGVLWVLHAGNHYLSLQVRPLSPMPPIAPCWVHDESAAHYNGMYRHQLSLWRSFETGS; encoded by the exons ATGCGTGCGCAGGTGAATAACGATGGAGACGGTATTGATTACTCAGATCATTTTACGACTACCATGTTCTTTGCATCAAGTATGGAAGCGTTTAATTGGGCATATGAGATCGGACTCCGactcgggtttggtataaaaaGAGCAAGCAACAAGAGAGTTGGTCATAACACGAATTTGATACAAGATTATTTTGTTTGTCGGATGGGTGGAAGAGGTCCTGTAAATAAGGATGCCGATTCTTTAATGAGGGGTAACACGGCTACCGCGTGGTGCAAATGCAAATTTTCAATGAAAGTTGTTGAATTACAAGAGAATAAGTGGAAGCTTGTCATGAGATCCGGGTTTCATAATCATGCTTtaacgttgtattgtgacggcgacaGATACTTTGCAAAGTTTGATGAAGAGGAGTTGGCTTATATCGATGCCCAAGTTAGAGCTCAC AAAGTAAGGGCCGAGGAAAGAGATGGGAGAAACCCGACACAACAGATGCTAGCACTTGCGGTTCAGCATAAGTACGTTCATTATTGGGTCACTGATCAGGAGATCGATGAGCTAACCCACGTGTTCATGGCTCATCCAGAAGCCGTTAAGATGTTTCGATCATACTATTATGTGGTACTGATCGATTCCACGTACAAGACAAATTTataccgtcttccgcttgttgaGATGGTTGGAGTCACACCCGTCGGGAAGAGCTTTGTCATCGCGTATGCTCTTGTGAAGCATGAGTCCGAGGATGGATATCTGTGGGTCTTACGGAAACTGAAGGCCCTTCTCAATGATGCTGTTCAATCTAATGCTATTGTTACTGATTGCGAGGCAGGTTTGTTGAACGCGATTCCCACTGTTTTTCCGGATTCGTCTCACTTGCTATGTCTTTGGCATATATATTCTAACGTGGAGACGAAAGCACTTGATATCACGGGTCGGGATAGTTGGGCTAAGCACATAACTTGTAACTTGTTTGAAGCGGTTGTCGAGGCGGAGGCCGAAGATAAGTTTCATGTGGCGTGgggcaatttggcaag AAACGGATCACGGGTCCCTGTTGATGTGTTACATGCATTTTGGAGGAAGTTGGAGTACGATGGTTCCGAGGCAATGCCGGCTTGTGACGATGATCGATTGGAGGAGTTATTCGATGAAATTCGGAATGCAGATCCGAGTATGAGATCATCCATGTTCGATGCCCTTTACTCTCAGATACATCCGGATGAGGAGGATGTAAACGAGCCTTGGGTGAACGAGAACCCTAGAGGACGTCCGAGTAGGGGAACTCGTAGAGAGCCGTCCGCCGTTGAGCATGCACGAGTTCGGGTTCGAGTAGGCAGAGCTACGCCCCAAAGAAACTCGTCTTCCCAACGAACTCCGTCTAGTACCCCCCGTTCCACTCCGACGGTTCCTGTTACTCCGTCTACTATTCCCCGTTCCACTCCGACGGTTCGTTTTACTCCGCCGAGTACCCCCCGATCCACTCAAACGGGCCCCGGTACACCGTCTACCACTGCTACCATGAGTAAGGAGAGTTTCAGCACATCGCATTGCGCACCTCTTGAAGTAGACTACACTATTGGTCATTCGAGGTACTTTCCTTATCTTGACTTTTTGCCTTCCTGGTTTACCGAGTATCTAGAAGCGTGGTATAATCCTTCCGGAGACGGTCATTGTGGTTTCCGAGTTCTCTCACATGCTGTTCGGGGTGACCAATCTCATTTCACGATGGCTAGAATAGATTTACTTAGGGAAATCCGTAGTCCCCTTTACCGTGATCATATTTATGGCCCAGTGAGATTTGATGCGGAGGTAGCTAGAATTACATTTATGGATCAGATACCGTGTGGCTCGGGTCATTGGATGGACAGTTTCGATCTATATGGTTATGCTACGATGTACAATTGGGTGATATGTTGTATTTCTTCATGGGACGATCAAGAAGGTCACCGACATTGGAATGGTAGTCATACTTATTTGCCTTTACGAGCCCCCACCGGAGTACGTACCCCATATGGTGTCTTATGGGTATTACATGCGGGAAACCACTATCTGAGCCTCCAGGTACGCCCCTTGTCACCTATGCCTCCAATAGCCCCTTGTTGGGTACATGATGAAAGCGCAGCTCATTATAATGGCATGTATCGACATCAGCTATCTTTATGGCGCAGTTTCGAGACCGGAtcttag